A single genomic interval of Labrus bergylta chromosome 18, fLabBer1.1, whole genome shotgun sequence harbors:
- the LOC136183293 gene encoding uncharacterized protein, whose amino-acid sequence MCYKEISVIHGNRKRHICHRQQNLNNLSLLKKTSFPHPSFTFGLWNCQSAVNKIEFIQALSKMSDIRALALTETWIRPEITVTSAAVSVDTVFSHTPRSVGRGGGTGILISNTWKFNKLFPLSNNSSFEYHTILITAPIKMYIAIIYRPPGCNLNDFVVELDMLLSEIPDDGTPLIVMGDMNIHTDKAQATDFLALLSHFFPCQVPS is encoded by the coding sequence ATGTGCTACAAAgaaatctctgtcattcatgggaacaggaaaagacacatctgtcatagACAACAAAATCTTAACAACTTGTCTCTACTTAAGAAAACCTCTTTTCcccacccttcatttacttttggcctctggaactgtcaatctgctgtgaataaaattgaattcatccaagcactttcaaaaatgtcagacattcgGGCACTTGCCCTTACTGAAACCTGGATCCGCCCAGAAATTACAGTCACatcagctgctgtttctgttgacacagtgttctcacacacaccccgctctgttggacgtggaggtggtacaggtatcctcatttctaatacctggaaattcaataaactcttcccactgagcaacaactcctcatttgaatatcacacaatcttgATTACTGCgcctattaaaatgtacattgctatcatttaccgcccaccagggtgtaatctgaatgattttgttgtggaactggacatgctactctcagaaatccctgatgatggaacaccactgattgtaATGGGAGACATGAACATACATactgataaagcccaggcaacagacttccttgctctCCTATCCCATTTTTTTCCGTGTCAAGTTCCATCATGA
- the LOC109992132 gene encoding calpain-8-like — protein sequence MTLKVFCTFYSNLDICSLCPDFLDGNQSCYWKSSLHEGRWVAGTTAGGCINNQDSFWTNPQYQVRIDGEYSEKHGDENMLVSLMQKPYKRNRRLVQNLHIGFSVFKVTGHNKLQTGKFPASFFSNNKPVVQSKSYMNASEVMEMMSLEPGEYLIVLSTFKPNETASFILTILSKAETHGYENSGDHKHESVGKLKNVSNVQGDENKKKLFHQHSDKYEEVDAEQLQRLLNDRMTESDLKFGGFSLDACRSMMALMDTSITGKLNGEEFLHLWKKVVTYKDIFFLTDVSRTGTLSLSELRNAFMASGMSVSDDMLNLMAVRYSDSTRHITLESFISLILRWDCMHKIFKELSDGKAMSLQASEWIYISMYT from the exons ATGACACTGAAGGTCTTTTGTACGTTTTACTCAAATCTTGACATTTGCTCCTTGTGTCCTGACTTCCTTGACGGAAATCAATCCTGTTACTGGAAGAGTTCTTTACATGAGGGAAGATGGGTTGCAGGAACCACTGCTGGAGGATGCATAAATAATCAAG ACAGTTTCTGGACTAATCCACAGTACCAAGTCAGAATCGACGGTGAATAttcagagaaacatggtgacGAGAACATGTTGGTGTCTCTCATGCAAAAACCTTACAAGAGGAACAGGCGCCTGGTCCAGAACCTGCACATCGGATTTTCTGTATTTAAg GTGACTGGACAT AACAAGTTGCAGACGGGTAAATTCCCAGCCTCGTTCTTCAGCAACAACAAACCTGTTGTGCAAAGTAAAAGCTATATGAATGCTAGTGAGGTGATGGAGATGATGAGTCTGGAGCCTGGTGAATATCTGATTGTGCTGTCCACCTTCAAACCCAATGAGACTGCATCCTTCATCCTGACCATTCTTTCCAAAGCAGAGACCCACGGCTA TGAGAACTCTGGTGACCACAAACATGAGTCAGTTGGAAAG CTCAAAAACGTCTCAAATGTGCAGGGtgatgaaaacaagaaaaaattaTTCCACCAACACTCTGACAAG TATGAAGAAGTGGATGCTGAGCAGCTTCAGAGACTTCTGAATGACAGAATGACAGAAA GCGACCTAAAGTTTGGAGGATTCAGCCTTGATGCCTGTCGCAGCATGATGGCTCTGATGGAT ACATCGATCACTGGAAAACTGAATGGTGAAGAATTCCTTCATTTGTGGAAGAAGGTTGTCACATACAAG GATATTTTCTTCCTCACTGATGTTTCACGCACAGGAACACTGTCACTCAGTGAACTGAGGAATGCATTCATGGCCTCAG GTATGAGTGTCAGTGATGACATGCTCAACCTGATGGCTGTGCGTTACAGTGACTCCACCCGACACATAACACTGGAGAGCTTCATCAGTCTCATTCTGCGTTGGGACTGCATGCACA AAATCTTCAAAGAGTTGTCAGACGGAAAAGCCATGAGTCTGCAAGCGTCCGAG tggaTTTACATTTCAATGTACACTTAA